CGAGGACCTGGACCGCCGCATCGGCGTCCTCGGTGCTGAGCCCCTGCTCGTCGGCGAGGGTATCCAGGTCGACAATGGTCTGGTCGGCGAAGCCGGCGGCGGCGAGGCTATCCTTCTGATCGGCGCTCAGGACCGTAAGGTCGTCGATGGTCTTGGAGCCGTCGCTGGTGACGTTGTTCTGGATTTCCGTATCGAGCTGGTCGGTGCTTATGCCCAGATTGGCGGAATCGAGCTCGGTCACCTGCGCCGAGGCCTGGCCCAGCGCCCGTATGCCGATCCCGAAGTGCCGGAAGCGCACCGCGGCGCCGGCGTTGCTGTCCACCATCAGCCCGGTGCCCTTGTCGTCGATGCCGCCGAGGCTCTCCGTGAAGGCGAGCAGGTCCTCGGCCTCCGATGGGGAATCGATGCCGTTGGTGAGGGCGTCGAGATCCGTGGTCGAAAGGGTGTGCAGGTACTCGCCCATCTTCCCGGAGGCGCGCAGGCCGATGCCGGCGTCGGCGCCGTGCCCGTAGAGCTTGCGGGCCAGGTCGTTGTTGTCGAAGCGGATGCTGGCGTCGCGGTGGAAGAAGCCGAAAGCGGCGGGGTTGTAGTACTGGGCGTCGGTGTCGTCCACGGCGGCGGTCAGGGCTCCGGCCATGCCCTGGGCCCGGGGCCCGACGAAGAAGGTGTCCAGGGCGTGCGCCGGCGGAACGGTACAGGCGGCGACGATCCCGGCCAGGAAGGCCCGCCCGTATCGGATTCCCGGTGCCCGCCCGCGGTCTTTGCGCGGCGATGCAGGCATGGCTTCCGATCCCCTTTGCTGGAAAGCCCGTTGTTCATCGGGGAAAACCCCGATCATACCGGGGAATATACCGAATTTTTCCGGG
This Thiohalorhabdus sp. Cl-TMA DNA region includes the following protein-coding sequences:
- the traF gene encoding conjugal transfer protein TraF translates to MPASPRKDRGRAPGIRYGRAFLAGIVAACTVPPAHALDTFFVGPRAQGMAGALTAAVDDTDAQYYNPAAFGFFHRDASIRFDNNDLARKLYGHGADAGIGLRASGKMGEYLHTLSTTDLDALTNGIDSPSEAEDLLAFTESLGGIDDKGTGLMVDSNAGAAVRFRHFGIGIRALGQASAQVTELDSANLGISTDQLDTEIQNNVTSDGSKTIDDLTVLSADQKDSLAAAGFADQTIVDLDTLADEQGLSTEDADAAVQVLDDVAGSSGSGTSSTVSENGTLLTLKGFLLTEVPVTYGHAFNDRWAVGANLKLMRGRVYGNHVLVFDSDAGDVLAKTDERYEETSRVGVDVGIMARYPRVNFGLMARNLNSPTFDGFTYTDANGDSYSISDVEVEPQVRAGVALIPFHTVTFELDYDLTRNDTVLRGYDTQMLAGGMEWDILRIVAVRAGAYRNLAERDMGTVYTGGLGLNLWTVRADLSLAMSAETTTVKNLDIPFYGNRLPKEMRASLKVSADF